One window of Paenibacillus sp. FSL K6-3182 genomic DNA carries:
- a CDS encoding TetR/AcrR family transcriptional regulator, with the protein MTKVYNTLDVRGVRTRTFLKEALLSLMAVKSYNQIKIKEVTEIAGVNRVTYYDHFSTKDELLMELIEDVLTEYADIIEGVTELPASKRPSIEYMKTIRLSVGHIKKHSDFYSIMLLGNGVLNFSDRLHDQMFESLLQLIRRMGQQNPEIESDLLVNWIVGGAIGIYKYWLQNGMRQTEEEISRQMLKITMASSQVFNLRTYVIP; encoded by the coding sequence ATGACAAAAGTGTACAATACCTTAGATGTACGTGGTGTCCGCACCCGCACATTTCTCAAAGAAGCGCTGTTATCACTGATGGCTGTCAAAAGCTATAACCAAATAAAAATTAAAGAAGTAACAGAAATAGCGGGTGTAAACCGCGTAACCTACTATGATCATTTCTCAACGAAAGATGAGCTCCTTATGGAGCTTATTGAAGACGTGCTAACTGAATACGCCGATATTATTGAAGGCGTTACAGAATTACCAGCGTCAAAGCGACCGTCCATTGAATATATGAAGACGATCAGGCTTTCCGTTGGTCATATAAAAAAACATTCTGATTTCTATAGCATCATGCTGCTTGGAAATGGCGTTCTTAACTTCTCGGATCGACTTCATGATCAAATGTTTGAATCTTTGCTTCAATTAATACGCCGGATGGGGCAGCAGAATCCGGAGATTGAATCGGACCTGCTTGTGAACTGGATTGTTGGAGGGGCTATAGGAATATATAAATACTGGCTGCAAAATGGGATGCGGCAAACCGAGGAAGAAATTTCACGGCAGATGCTGAAAATAACGATGGCTTCTAGTCAGGTTTTCAATTTGCGTACATATGTCATTCCTTAA